The Malus domestica chromosome 06, GDT2T_hap1 genome has a segment encoding these proteins:
- the LOC103436978 gene encoding ras-related protein RABD2c, whose translation MNPEYDYLFKLLLIGDSGVGKSCLLLRFADDSYLDSYISTIGVDFKIRTVEQDGKTIKLQIWDTAGQERFRTITSSYYRGAHGIIVVYDVTDQESFNNVKQWLNEIDRYASENVNKLLVGNKCDLTANKVVSYETAKAFADEIGIPFMETSAKNSTNVEQAFMAMAAEIKNRMASQPMNNARPPTVQIRGQPVNQKSGCCSS comes from the exons ATGAATCCCGAATA TGACTATTTGTTTAAGCTTTTGCTGATTGGAGATTCCGGTGTCGGCAAGTCATGTCTACTTCTGCGGTTTGCT GATGACTCATACTTGGATAGCTACATCAGCACAATTGGAGTTGACTTT AAAATTCGCACTGTTGAGCAGGATGGGAAGACTATCAAACTTCAAATT TGGGATACTGCTGGCCAAGAACGTTTTAGGACAATTACTAGCAGCTACTACCGTGGTGCTCATGGTATCATT GTTGTTTACGATGTCACAGACCAAGAGAGCTTCAACAATGTTAAGCAATGGCTGAATGAAATTGACCGATATGCAAGTGAAAATGTGAACAAGCTTCTAGTTGGAAACAAGTGCGATCTAACAGCAAATAAAGTTGTATCCTATGAGACAGCCAAG GCATTTGCAGATGAAATTGGAATCCCGTTCATGGAAACAAGTGCTAAGAATTCCACTAATGTTGAGCAGGCCTTCATGGCTATGGCTGCTGAGATCAAGAACAG GATGGCAAGCCAACCGATGAACAACGCCAGGCCTCCAACGGTGCAGATTAGGGGACAGCCTGTGAACCAAAAGTCTGGTTGCTGCTCTTCTTAG
- the LOC103436979 gene encoding pentatricopeptide repeat-containing protein At4g16835, mitochondrial — translation MANLRNTKAQPWLVSKIFPPTKHQTSPLSTFTIQNPHSNPNKEALPANFPSRPPQQTHLVSTSYSFCNQSTPFDQPEFGDVIRSNKMITSYVRAGDLDSALGVFEKMTFRTTVTWNSILSGYAKTPGKMKEACEVFEKCPEPDSCSYNIMLACHLHNLDVDAALKFFHKMPVKDTASWNTMISGFAENGKMREAHELFSVMPEKNSVSWSAMISGYVKCGDLDMAVELFVVAAVKSVVAWTAMVTGYMKFGKIELAEKLFRDMPVKNLVSWNAMISGYVENCRAEEGLKVFRSMIGDGVWPNPSSLSSVLLGCSNLSALKMGKQVHQLVYKFQLYNDTTAVTSLVSMYCKCGNLEDARKLFTDMERKDVVTWNAMVAGYAQHGAGLKALQLFDQMRNEGTEPDWITFVAVLMACNHAGLVDLGVRYFDSMARDYGVEAKPDHYTCMVDLLGRAGRLVEAVDLIKKMPFEPHSAIFGTLLGACRIHKNLELAEFAAKKLLDLDPASAAGYVQLANVYAATNRWDHVAKVRRSMKENGVVKTPGYSWIEVQSVVHEFRSSDRAHPELPSIHEKLFELDRKMKLAGYVPDLEFALHDVGEEQKQQLLLWHSEKLAIAFGLIKVPLGSPIRIFKNLRVCGDCHRATKYISAIEEREIIVRDTTRFHHFRNGVCSCGDYW, via the coding sequence ATGGCAAATCTTAGAAACACAAAAGCACAACCGTGGTTGGTGTCCAAAATTTTCCCACCAACCAAACACCAAACCTCCCCCCTCTCCACCTTCACAATCCAAAACCCTCATTCCAATCCCAACAAAGAAGCTCTTCCCGCCAACTTCCCTTCCCGCCCACCACAACAAACCCACTTGGTGTCGACCAGTTACAGTTTCTGCAATCAATCTACACCGTTTGATCAACCTGAGTTTGGTGATGTCATTAGGTCAAACAAGATGATTACCAGCTACGTTCGAGCTGGGGATTTAGATTCTGCTCTTGGGGTGTTTGAGAAGATGACGTTTAGGACGACAGTTACTTGGAATTCGATTTTATCCGGGTACGCGAAAACGCCCGGGAAAATGAAAGAAGCCTGTGAGGTGTTTGAGAAATGTCCTGAACCAGACTCTTGTTCGTATAATATTATGTTGGCTTGTCATTTGCACAATTTGGATGTTGATGCTGCTTTGAAATTCTTTCATAAGATGCCGGTTAAGGACACGGCATCTTGGAATACTATGATATCGGGTTTTGCTGAAAACGGGAAGATGAGGGAAGCTCATGAGTTGTTTTCGGTGATGCCAGAGAAGAACAGTGTCTCATGGAGTGCAATGATTTCGGGGTATGTCAAATGTGGGGATTTGGACATGGCTGTGGAGTTGTTTGTGGTGGCAGCGGTTAAGAGTGTTGTGGCGTGGACTGCTATGGTTACAGGGTATATGAAGTTTGGGAAGATTGAATTGGCCGAGAAATTGTTTAGAGATATGCCAGTAAAAAATTTAGTATCTTGGAATGCTATGATATCGGGTTATGTTGAAAATTGTCGAGCTGAAGAGGGTTTGAAAGTGTTTAGGTCAATGATCGGAGATGGGGTTTGGCCAAACCCGTCAAGTTTGAGTAGTGTTCTACTGGGTTGCAGTAACCTATCAGCATTGAAGATGGGTAAGCAAGTGCATCAACTGGTCTACAAATTTCAGTTATATAATGATACAACTGCAGTAACCTCTTTGGTTAGCATGTATTGTAAGTGTGGTAATTTGGAGGATGCTCGGAAATTGTTCACTGACATGGAACGAAAGGACGTTGTTACTTGGAATGCAATGGTTGCTGGTTATGCTCAGCACGGAGCAGGTCTTAAAGCGCTCCAGTTGTTTGATCAGATGAGGAATGAGGGAACAGAGCCAGATTGGATAACGTTTGTTGCTGTGTTAATGGCTTGCAACCATGCAGGACTAGTAGATCTTGGGGTTCGGTATTTTGATTCGATGGCAAGGGATTATGGAGTTGAAGCAAAGCCAGACCACTATACGTGTATGGTAGACCTTCTTGGTCGAGCTGGTAGGCTAGTTGAAGCTGTGGATCTGATTAAGAAAATGCCATTTGAACCACATTCCGCCATTTTTGGAACTCTTTTGGGTGCTTGTCGGATCCACAAGAACTTGGAGCTAGCTGAGTTTGCTGCCAAGAAATTGCTCGATCTTGATCCAGCGAGTGCAGCTGGATATGTTCAACTTGCTAATGTTTATGCTGCAACAAACAGATGGGACCATGTTGCGAAGGTCAGGCGATCGATGAAAGAAAATGGGGTAGTGAAGACACCTGGGTATAGTTGGATTGAGGTGCAGAGTGTAGTGCATGAGTTCAGATCAAGTGATCGGGCACACCCAGAGTTGCCATCTATACATGAAAAACTGTTTGAGCTCGACCGCAAAATGAAGTTGGCAGGCTATGTTCCAGATCTTGAATTTGCATTACATGACGTTGGGGAAGAGCAGAAACAGCAGCTTCTGTTATGGCACAGCGAAAAACTAGCAATTGCATTCGGGCTTATAAAAGTGCCGTTAGGAAGCCCGATTCGCATCTTCAAAAACTTGAGAGTATGCGGGGATTGCCATCGTGCCACCAAGTACATATCAGCAATTGAAGAAAGGGAAATAATAGTTAGAGATACCACAAGGTTTCATCATTTCAGAAATGGGGTTTGTTCTTGTGGAGATTACTGGTAA
- the LOC103436980 gene encoding RGG repeats nuclear RNA binding protein A-like, which translates to MATANPFDLLGDDDNEDPSQLLAAQQQKLPVAQPKKPQQTQPAQPAKLPSKPLPPAQSVRDGKYEGGRGGGRGSGGGRGFSRGRGGGGGGGEFNRDPISNENTNGFSGGYRPSEEGDGKASERRGGYGAPRGSFRGGRRGGYKNGEDGEGERPRRVFDRHSGTGRGSDIKREGSGRGNWGTPSDDIAPEIEEPGTETEKNFGAEKQSGENEAADANKDSTVNETEEKESEEEKEMTLEEYEKVLEEKRKALLALKTEERKVDVDKDLKAMQLLSNKKENDEIFIKLGSEKDKRKEAAEKEERAKKSVSINQFLKPAEGERYYGGRGRGRGRGPRGGYSGGPGGYSSNVAAPSIEDPGQFPSLGGK; encoded by the exons CCCAAGTCAACTTCTCGCTGCTCAGCAGCAGAAGCTGCCGGTGGCGCAGCCCAAGAAACCCCAGCAGACCCAGCCTGCTCAGCCTGCTAAGCTTCCCTCCAAGCCACTCCCCCCTGCACAATCTG TGAGGGATGGAAAGTATGAAGGTGGCCGTGGAGGTGGCCGTGGTAGTGGCGGTGGACGTGGGTTCAGTCGTGGGCGtggtggaggaggtggtggtggtgaattTAATCGAGATCCAATCAGCAATGAGAACACCAATGGTTTTTCTGGTGGCTACAGACCATCTGAAGAGGGAGATGGGAAAGCCTCTGAAAGACGTGGTGGCTATGGTGCTCCTCGTGGCTCCTTCCGTGGTGGGCGTCGTGGTGGTTACAAGAATGGTGAGGATGGTGAAGGGGAACGCCCTCGGAGGGTTTTTGATCGTCACAGTGGTACAGGACGTGG GAGTGATATTAAGCGTGAAGGGTCTGGACGGGGGAATTGGGGAACACCCTCCGATGACATTGCTCC GGAGATTGAGGAGCCTGGCACTGAAACTGAGAAGAATTTTGGTGCTGAGAAGCAGTCGGGAGAGAATGAGGCTGCAGATGCCAACAAGGATAGCACTGTGAATGAGACGGAAGAGAAGGAGTCTGAGGAGGAGaag GAAATGACATTGGAAGAGTACGAGAAGGTGCTTGAAGAGAAGAGGAAGGCTCTGCTTGCATTGAAGACCGAGgaaagaaaggttgatgtagaCAAAGACTTGAAGGCCATGCAGCTGCTTTCAAACAAGAAGGAAAATGATGAAATCTTTATCAAGCTG GGTTCTGAGAAGGATAAGCGCAAAGAGGCTgctgagaaagaagagagagccAAGAAG TCTGTTAGCATTAATCAGTTTCTGAAGCCCGCTGAGGGCGAGAGGTACTATGGTGGTCGCGGTCGAGGCCGTGGTCGTGGGCCAAGAGGTGGATACAGTGGAGGACCTGGAGGTTATTCAAGCAATGTGGCAGCTCCCTCCATTGAGGACCCCGGGCAGTTCCCCTCCCTCGGTGGGAAGTGA